The stretch of DNA TGGGCGGACTCATACTCCTCGCCGTCATCGTCGACGCCCTCGTCCAGCGCCTCCGGGGTTCCGCGTCATGAACGCCCTCCTCCGCGATATCCTCCGCGCCCGCGAAACCGTCCTCTTCGGCGTGCTCTGCCTCATGTTCGCCGGTTTCGCCATGACCACCGAGTACTTCCTCAACCTGGACGCCCTACTCAGCTACAGCCGCTACTGGGTCGTCCCCGGTATGATCGCCATTCCGATGACCTTCGTCATCGCCACCGCCGGAATCGACCTCTCCGTCGGCTCCATCGTCGGCATGTGCGGCATCATCCTCGGCATCCTCTACCGCGACTACCACTGGCCCATCGCGGGAGCATGCGCCGCCGCCGTGCTCTCCGGCGGGCTCGCCGGCGCCTTCAACGGCGGCGTCAGCAGCGCCCTGCGCATACCCCCGCTCGTCGTCACCCTCGCCACCATGACCCTCTTCCGCGGCGTGGCCTTCGGCCTCAGCAAGGCCGACGCCATCAGCAATTTCCCGCCCGCCTTCACCTGGCTCGGCAACGGGACCCTCTTCACCTTCCACTTCCAGGGCGATCCCGTCTTTGTTCCCGCAACACTCCTCGGCCTCGTCGCCATGGTCATCATCGGCGGACTCCTGCTGCGCTTCTCCTGGATAGGCCGCTACGCACTCGCCATCGGCGAAAACCCCATCGCCGCCGCATTCGCCGCCATACCCGCGCGATGGATGCTCTTTGGCATCTATACCGCCACCGGCCTCGTCTGCGGCGTCGCCTCCCTCTTCTACACGGCAATCTTCGCCACCGCCCGCGCCGATGGCGGCGTCGGCCTCGAACTCGAAGCCATCGCCGCCGTCGTCATCGGCGGCACCCGCATCAGCGGCGGACAGGCCTCCGTCACCGGAACCTTGCTTGGCCTACTGATCATCGGTATTCTTAGATACGGACTCGAACTGAGTGGTGTGAAATCGCAATACGTGGTCATCCTCGTCGGACTGCTCCTCATCGTGACGGCCGTCTTCAACGAGTGGATGGCCCGGCGCGCGGGAGAAAGTAAATGACCAGCAAATCCATCTTCAGCCTGGCCCTGGCGGCCGCATTCGCATTCGGACTGGCCGGCTGCGGGCAGCCGCAACAAGCCCCCGCCGACGCGCAAAGCGCCGCGGAGCCCGGCGCGGAAGCCGCCGCCGAAAAAACCATCCGCATCGGCGTCATGCCCAAGCTCATCGGCATCGACTACTTCAACGCCGCCGAAACCGGCGTCAAG from Candidatus Hydrogenedentota bacterium encodes:
- a CDS encoding ABC transporter permease; protein product: MNALLRDILRARETVLFGVLCLMFAGFAMTTEYFLNLDALLSYSRYWVVPGMIAIPMTFVIATAGIDLSVGSIVGMCGIILGILYRDYHWPIAGACAAAVLSGGLAGAFNGGVSSALRIPPLVVTLATMTLFRGVAFGLSKADAISNFPPAFTWLGNGTLFTFHFQGDPVFVPATLLGLVAMVIIGGLLLRFSWIGRYALAIGENPIAAAFAAIPARWMLFGIYTATGLVCGVASLFYTAIFATARADGGVGLELEAIAAVVIGGTRISGGQASVTGTLLGLLIIGILRYGLELSGVKSQYVVILVGLLLIVTAVFNEWMARRAGESK